The sequence below is a genomic window from Anaerolineae bacterium.
ACCGATCAGCAGGCCGCTGTTCGGTACTATGCCGGGAATTGTGGCCCCGGATTTGCCTGTGGTTACAACGGTGGGCAGCCCTGCGCCTGGGGCGCAATCAAGGCGATGTTGGCCTTTGGTAAATTACCCGCCAAACGCTGCCCCCCTCTCATTGAAAGGGCCATCGAAACAGGCGTGGAATTTCTTTTCAGCACCGACCCGGCTTTAGCCGCTTACCCGACCAGAACCGATGAAAAACCCAGCCGCAATTGGTGGAAGTTTGGCTTCCCGGTGTTTTATATTACCGATTTGTTACAAAATGTGGAAGTGTTGGCGCAGTTAGGTTTTGGCCATGACCCTCGCTTGAGCCATGCCCTGGATTTGATCCGCGCGAAACAAGATGATCAGGGGCGTTGGCCCTTGGAATACAGTTATGCTGGCAAAACTTGGGGCGATTTTGGCGCAAAAGACCGGCCCAATAAATGGGTAACCCTCCGCGCCTTGCGCGTATTGAAACAGGTTTCATAGAAATTAATCGGGCCGGCTTAAGGTTGCCTTGATGATGACGAAGGAACGACGAATGATGAATGGCCAACGACCAAATTTCGTCGTTGGTCGTTGGTCGTTATTTAACGAGGGGCGCCTTCCTCCCACAGAGCCTCGCGCCACCCGCGCACCGAGTTTATCAGGTAGATACGCTCACTCCGTTTAAGGTTCTCTAGCGTAATAACCGCTTCTCCTATCTTTTTCTGGTCAAGCAGCCAGGCCCGAAATGTGCCGGCCAGCAGCCCGCATTGAACCGGCGGCGTGAGCAGTTTTCCCTGTAACTGCACCACCACATTGGCAATGCACGACTCCGTAATTTCACCTCGTTCATTCCACAGTAGCACCTCGTCGCAATCCGGGCAGGCGGCGCGGGCGGCCTCATAGACTTGGCGGTGGGTGGTTTTGTGATATAGGAAGGGGTTGGCGGAAGCGATAGGCGTGGGAGCTAACCTGAATCGTACAGCCTGGGTAGTGGTTTCGGCCAGGGGGGTGGCTTGACCGGTAACATCGCCATTTTGAGCCGCCAGCAGGCGGACCCTGTGCGGTTTGGGCGGCATAGAGGCGGCCAGGGTTTTGAGTTTTTCTTGAATTTGGTCCGGGTCAAGGGGTGTCAGGCGGCGCAAGAGACTGCCGTCGTGGCAATGGGTTTCGATCACGGTCAGGTTTTGCAGGCGTTTGATCAGTTGGCGGGTGGTGAGGTGGAGACCTTGCTGTCGAGTCTGGCGTTCCAGGAGGGTGTAGGCTAACAGGGCCAGCATGTTGAGCATCAACATGGAAGCGATGCGTTGGTCTTGGTGGAGGTAGAGGGGGGAAACCTGCAAGTCGCTTTTGCAAATGTGGAAGCGTTTTTCGACGCCGTCCTTGTCGCGGTAGAGTTGGAACATGCGCTGATGAGACAGGGTCCAATCGTTGCTGACCAGCAGATAGCGGCCATCTTTCTGTTCGGCTTGCCACAGGGGGAAGGTGTCAATCTGCCAGCGCAGGTCGAGTTGACCGGCAGGGGTTTGATAGGCGGTGGCCGACATCAGCCGGCCCACTTTGGAGGCTTTCAGGCGGGCATTGGCCCGTCGTTGCACGGCTTTGACGGTGCGCAGGCGGGGTTGGCCAATCTGGGCTTTGACCTGACTTAACTCTTGGCTGAGGGCTTG
It includes:
- a CDS encoding nitrogen fixation protein NifH; translation: MMTWQHQLKGDSLSWLLERDAPGVRYLALRDLLDHPPDHQELRAAQKAACAEGPIAAILAEMNEGGYWVKPGPGYNPKYKATAWSMIALSQLGASVEMDERIATACAYLLAHALTENGQFTMTGAPSGTIDCLQGNLCAALLDLGYEDQRLETALTWLARSVMGEGVAPVTDQQAAVRYYAGNCGPGFACGYNGGQPCAWGAIKAMLAFGKLPAKRCPPLIERAIETGVEFLFSTDPALAAYPTRTDEKPSRNWWKFGFPVFYITDLLQNVEVLAQLGFGHDPRLSHALDLIRAKQDDQGRWPLEYSYAGKTWGDFGAKDRPNKWVTLRALRVLKQVS
- a CDS encoding aminotransferase class IV; its protein translation is MYDQHHLRYLAGLRCLHTEHKALLTQWPEEQFLAFPLVSGPSPQYWGRGCAVTFKHNGQTAKHKGLVVLAGPIRDQLRHTRHTRLQALSQELSQVKAQIGQPRLRTVKAVQRRANARLKASKVGRLMSATAYQTPAGQLDLRWQIDTFPLWQAEQKDGRYLLVSNDWTLSHQRMFQLYRDKDGVEKRFHICKSDLQVSPLYLHQDQRIASMLMLNMLALLAYTLLERQTRQQGLHLTTRQLIKRLQNLTVIETHCHDGSLLRRLTPLDPDQIQEKLKTLAASMPPKPHRVRLLAAQNGDVTGQATPLAETTTQAVRFRLAPTPIASANPFLYHKTTHRQVYEAARAACPDCDEVLLWNERGEITESCIANVVVQLQGKLLTPPVQCGLLAGTFRAWLLDQKKIGEAVITLENLKRSERIYLINSVRGWREALWEEGAPR